In Deltaproteobacteria bacterium, one genomic interval encodes:
- a CDS encoding 4Fe-4S binding protein encodes MSDVFRELQKQLDQYSVGFPATKSGVEIEILKHLFSPSQAEMFLDLSLLPEEASSVASRTGRDPAQTAEMLADMAAKGLIFRLRKNDKVFYAASAFVVGIYEFQLKTMDEKFAALVERYFDEGFSLTDTVTIPMRTIPVNQSLDVSFPVASHDDAREILKSQKKLAVAQCICRKQQDLVGHTCDKPREVCMVFGSHADYFVENGLARFIDLEEGLKILDTAEKGGLVNQPFNVINPGGMCNCCGCCCGVLRTLNRLPKPAEMVLTNHYAEVDPETCTGCETCLSRCQIAAITMKDDVALVNRDRCIGCGLCVTTCPTGAITLKPVDQEALRTPPAGVRDLMMQIAAERGTSVMPLKMQGK; translated from the coding sequence ATGTCCGACGTTTTCCGCGAACTTCAAAAGCAGCTCGACCAGTATTCGGTGGGCTTTCCCGCCACCAAAAGCGGAGTCGAGATCGAAATATTGAAGCACCTTTTTTCCCCCTCCCAGGCGGAAATGTTCCTGGACCTCTCGCTTCTTCCGGAGGAGGCGTCCTCGGTGGCCTCCCGCACGGGCAGGGACCCAGCCCAAACGGCGGAGATGCTGGCCGACATGGCCGCAAAGGGCCTCATTTTCAGGCTCCGCAAGAACGACAAGGTCTTCTACGCGGCCTCCGCCTTCGTTGTTGGCATTTACGAGTTCCAGTTGAAGACCATGGACGAAAAATTCGCGGCCCTGGTGGAGCGCTATTTCGACGAGGGCTTTTCCCTCACCGACACCGTCACCATCCCCATGCGCACCATACCGGTGAACCAGTCGCTGGATGTCAGCTTTCCGGTGGCCTCCCACGACGACGCACGGGAAATCCTCAAAAGCCAGAAAAAGCTCGCGGTGGCCCAGTGCATCTGCCGCAAGCAGCAGGACCTTGTGGGCCACACCTGCGACAAGCCCCGCGAGGTGTGCATGGTCTTCGGCAGCCACGCCGACTACTTCGTGGAAAACGGCCTGGCCCGCTTCATCGACCTTGAAGAGGGCCTAAAAATCCTCGACACCGCCGAAAAGGGGGGCCTTGTCAACCAGCCCTTCAACGTCATCAATCCGGGCGGCATGTGCAACTGCTGCGGCTGCTGCTGCGGCGTGCTGCGCACCTTGAACAGGCTTCCCAAGCCCGCCGAGATGGTGCTCACCAACCACTATGCGGAAGTTGACCCGGAAACCTGCACCGGCTGCGAAACCTGCCTTTCCCGCTGCCAGATCGCGGCCATCACCATGAAAGACGACGTGGCGCTTGTGAACCGCGACCGCTGCATAGGCTGCGGCCTGTGCGTCACCACCTGCCCCACCGGGGCAATCACCCTCAAACCGGTCGATCAGGAAGCCCTCCGCACGCCCCCTGCGGGTGTGCGCGACCTTATGATGCAGATCGCCGCCGAGCGCGGCACCTCGGTCATGCCCCTTAAAATGCAGGGGAAGTGA
- a CDS encoding type II toxin-antitoxin system HicA family toxin — translation MNRRKILKKILGGSKNIRFDDMVNLVTGFGFTIARTDGSHHIFSRNDLPELVNIQNVNGEAKPYQVRQFLKLVERHSLRLEDE, via the coding sequence ATGAACCGGCGCAAAATTCTAAAAAAAATTCTGGGCGGTTCAAAGAATATCCGTTTCGATGACATGGTCAACCTGGTTACTGGATTTGGATTCACTATTGCACGCACTGATGGAAGTCACCATATTTTCAGCCGCAACGATCTTCCGGAACTGGTCAACATTCAAAACGTCAATGGTGAAGCCAAGCCTTACCAAGTACGCCAATTCCTCAAGCTTGTGGAACGGCACAGTCTCAGACTGGAGGATGAATGA
- a CDS encoding type II toxin-antitoxin system HicB family antitoxin, translated as MRDYHINIFYSEEDGGYIADIPDLEACSAFGKTAMDALQELEKARALWLDTAKAEGRVIPAARFRPVIYETVNA; from the coding sequence ATGCGGGACTATCACATCAACATTTTTTATTCCGAAGAGGACGGGGGCTATATAGCGGACATTCCTGATCTCGAAGCCTGTTCCGCTTTCGGGAAAACCGCCATGGATGCCTTGCAGGAACTCGAAAAAGCGAGGGCGCTGTGGCTCGACACCGCCAAGGCTGAAGGCAGAGTCATTCCTGCCGCCCGGTTCCGCCCGGTGATTTACGAGACGGTAAACGCTTGA
- the ruvB gene encoding Holliday junction branch migration DNA helicase RuvB, with product MTPDWTVTDEPVTCPEARPEDEETAFLSLRPSSLSEYVGQQEAVDTLKIAIQAALARNEPLDHILLHGPPGLGKTTLAHIIANEMGARLTVTSGPALEKGGDLLGILTHLEDRDVFFVDEIHRTPKAVEELLYPAMEDYSVDFIFDKGIHARSHRFRLKKFVLVGATTRVGLLSSPMRDRFGIFRSLDFYTEEQLVSIITRSAGILSCPIGPDAALVLARRSRGTPRIANRLLKRVRDYAQVRCDGQLTKTAVEESLALEGVDEAGLTSLDRKYLRTIMDYYSGGPVGIEAIAATLQEESDTLVDVVEPFLLKIGFLMRTSAGRRASLSAFRHFGL from the coding sequence ATGACCCCGGACTGGACAGTTACAGACGAGCCCGTCACCTGCCCCGAAGCCCGTCCCGAAGACGAGGAGACCGCGTTTCTGTCTCTGCGGCCTTCCAGCCTTTCGGAATACGTGGGCCAGCAGGAGGCGGTGGATACGCTCAAAATAGCCATCCAGGCCGCCCTTGCCCGGAACGAGCCCCTGGACCACATCCTTCTTCACGGCCCCCCAGGCTTAGGCAAGACGACGCTCGCCCACATAATCGCAAACGAAATGGGCGCGCGGCTCACGGTCACCTCCGGCCCGGCCCTTGAAAAGGGAGGCGACCTTCTGGGCATCCTCACCCACCTGGAAGACCGCGACGTATTCTTCGTGGACGAAATCCACCGCACCCCCAAGGCCGTGGAGGAGCTTCTTTATCCGGCCATGGAGGACTATTCCGTGGATTTCATCTTCGACAAGGGCATCCACGCCCGAAGCCACAGGTTCAGGCTCAAGAAATTCGTTCTGGTGGGGGCCACCACCCGCGTCGGCCTTCTATCATCGCCCATGCGCGACCGGTTCGGCATTTTCCGAAGCCTCGATTTCTACACCGAGGAACAGCTCGTCTCCATAATCACCCGGAGCGCCGGCATTCTCTCCTGCCCGATAGGCCCGGACGCGGCCCTGGTGCTTGCAAGGCGCTCGCGGGGAACCCCAAGGATAGCCAACCGCCTTTTAAAGCGCGTGCGGGACTACGCCCAGGTGCGCTGCGACGGGCAGCTCACCAAAACCGCCGTGGAGGAGTCCCTGGCCCTGGAAGGCGTGGACGAGGCGGGCCTGACAAGCCTCGACCGCAAGTATCTTCGCACCATAATGGACTACTACAGCGGCGGCCCGGTGGGCATCGAGGCCATAGCCGCAACCCTCCAGGAGGAAAGCGACACCCTGGTGGACGTGGTGGAGCCCTTTCTTCTGAAGATCGGTTTTCTAATGCGCACCTCGGCTGGCCGCCGGGCCTCCCTTTCCGCCTTCCGCCACTTCGGGCTTTGA
- a CDS encoding PAS domain S-box protein, protein MLLYQMIVIAFTIAFFMMVSRRLYSDIESHESRQHAFLSNFQGIAYQFMPHSYHALMFEGRAEGLTGLPAQEFSNGQASWIGFIHADDLSMVTGRYETALANPDRPYGMEYRIYHPSGEIRWVSDIGQCHFQGGFLQVLQGTIQDITDQKNSQAVLAESEQKFASAFHTSPYAITITRASDGKIIDVNEAFCDVTGYTMPECIGRSTNELNLWVKIDDRLKVVADLAAGKKVTSVEFPFKRKNGELMTGLFSAQMLRINNEICVLSSIADITERKKTEQALAESEERYRIITNNMNDIVWLMDMDFRVIYINPAAVKTRGFTLEEFQTMPIESHFPQSSAEAFFQVLAEELTPERLAQKDLVISRTMTLDFFRKDGSIIPAEVTMTMVRDLNGSPMGFVGVGRDITERIAAQEAQEKLTAQLRQAAKMEAVGRLAGGVAHDFNNMLSVIMGHAEMALEGILPSNPLYDDLEEIRQAATRSADLTRQLLAFARKQVIAPSVLDLNETIEGLLKMLSRIIGEDMRLIWNPAPDLWAVKMDPAQIDQILVNLAVNAKDAVDGEGRLSIETANVSLDENFCKDHAGAIPGDFVCLTVGDDGCGMDRETVERLFEPFFTTKEMGAGTGLGLSTVYGIVKQNNGFIYVYSEKGWGSTFQIFFPKFSRVGASMPESFSTQAARTGAETILLVEDEPPLLKIAKMTIQKLGYTVLAADGPTRALKLSDEHEGVIGLLVTDVIMPEMNGKDLYHALLKRRPGLKCLFMSGYTANVIAQHGVLDENMHFLQKPFSRDSLSQMIRRAIEADHEKT, encoded by the coding sequence ATGCTGCTCTATCAGATGATCGTAATAGCCTTCACAATAGCGTTTTTCATGATGGTTTCCCGCAGGCTTTATTCCGACATCGAGTCCCACGAAAGCCGCCAGCACGCCTTTCTTTCCAATTTTCAGGGCATCGCCTACCAGTTCATGCCTCACTCCTATCATGCCCTGATGTTCGAAGGCCGGGCCGAGGGCCTCACGGGCCTGCCCGCCCAGGAGTTTTCAAACGGCCAGGCATCCTGGATCGGCTTCATTCATGCCGATGACCTGTCAATGGTAACAGGCCGGTACGAAACAGCCCTGGCCAACCCTGACCGGCCATACGGAATGGAATACAGGATATATCATCCCTCCGGGGAAATCCGCTGGGTCTCGGACATCGGACAGTGCCATTTTCAGGGCGGCTTTCTACAGGTTTTGCAGGGAACCATCCAGGACATCACCGATCAGAAAAATTCCCAGGCCGTGCTTGCCGAAAGCGAGCAAAAATTCGCATCGGCCTTTCACACATCGCCCTACGCAATAACCATAACCCGCGCGTCCGACGGCAAGATCATCGACGTGAACGAGGCGTTTTGCGACGTTACCGGCTACACCATGCCCGAATGTATAGGCCGCAGCACAAACGAACTGAACCTTTGGGTTAAGATTGATGACCGGCTCAAGGTGGTGGCAGACCTTGCAGCCGGTAAAAAGGTCACCAGCGTCGAATTCCCGTTCAAGAGAAAGAACGGGGAACTCATGACCGGCCTTTTTTCGGCCCAAATGCTTCGCATCAACAATGAAATCTGCGTGCTTTCCAGCATCGCCGACATCACCGAACGAAAAAAAACGGAACAGGCTCTTGCCGAGAGCGAGGAGCGCTACCGCATCATCACCAACAATATGAATGACATCGTATGGCTGATGGACATGGATTTCAGGGTTATCTACATAAACCCGGCAGCGGTAAAAACCCGGGGGTTCACCCTGGAGGAATTCCAGACCATGCCCATTGAGAGCCATTTCCCTCAATCGTCCGCCGAGGCTTTTTTTCAGGTTTTGGCCGAAGAACTGACGCCGGAAAGGCTTGCGCAAAAAGACCTTGTAATTTCGCGCACAATGACCCTCGACTTTTTTCGGAAAGACGGCTCCATAATACCCGCTGAAGTCACCATGACAATGGTAAGGGACTTAAACGGAAGCCCCATGGGATTCGTGGGGGTGGGCCGGGACATCACCGAAAGGATTGCGGCCCAGGAGGCCCAGGAGAAGCTCACCGCCCAACTGAGGCAGGCGGCGAAGATGGAAGCCGTGGGCAGGCTTGCCGGTGGGGTTGCTCACGATTTCAACAACATGCTTTCCGTTATAATGGGCCATGCCGAGATGGCCCTGGAAGGCATCTTGCCTTCAAACCCCCTTTATGACGACCTGGAAGAAATCCGTCAGGCAGCCACGCGTTCCGCCGATCTCACCCGGCAGTTGCTGGCCTTTGCCAGAAAGCAGGTTATCGCTCCCAGCGTTCTTGACCTGAACGAAACCATCGAAGGCCTTCTTAAGATGCTCTCAAGGATAATCGGTGAGGACATGCGCCTGATATGGAATCCTGCTCCTGATCTCTGGGCTGTCAAAATGGACCCGGCCCAGATCGACCAGATTCTTGTGAATCTTGCAGTGAACGCCAAGGACGCCGTTGACGGCGAGGGCCGCCTTTCCATCGAAACCGCCAACGTAAGCCTCGATGAAAATTTCTGCAAAGACCACGCAGGGGCCATACCCGGCGATTTCGTGTGCCTGACCGTTGGCGACGATGGCTGCGGCATGGACAGGGAAACAGTGGAGCGCCTGTTCGAGCCCTTTTTCACCACAAAGGAAATGGGAGCCGGCACCGGACTGGGGCTTTCCACGGTTTACGGAATAGTGAAGCAGAACAACGGCTTCATATATGTTTATTCCGAGAAGGGCTGGGGCTCGACCTTCCAGATTTTTTTCCCGAAATTTTCCCGTGTCGGCGCTTCCATGCCCGAATCTTTCTCGACTCAGGCCGCCAGGACCGGGGCTGAAACCATTCTTCTGGTTGAAGACGAGCCCCCCCTGCTCAAAATTGCCAAAATGACAATCCAGAAACTTGGCTACACGGTGCTTGCCGCAGACGGGCCTACGCGCGCCCTTAAATTGTCCGATGAACACGAGGGCGTCATAGGGCTTCTTGTCACCGACGTCATAATGCCTGAAATGAACGGCAAGGACCTTTACCATGCGCTTTTGAAAAGACGGCCAGGGCTCAAATGCCTTTTCATGTCCGGCTATACCGCAAATGTAATTGCCCAGCACGGTGTTTTGGATGAGAATATGCACTTTCTGCAAAAGCCCTTTTCAAGAGACTCCCTTTCCCAAATGATTCGTCGGGCCATAGAGGCGGACCATGAAAAAACCTGA